ATTTCAATGTTTCTTCAGAAACAATCCTGTTCTAACAACATTATAGGCAATTCAAAGCAATCTCAAGTTCTTCTTTGAATTTCAACCCTGATTGCTCTCTCAGGTTTATTCATGAGAGGAACTACGAATTGTCTCTTAGGAGATTATTCTATATTTTTATAACCTTGAAGATTGTTAAGTCAAACAAAAAATGGACATGTTCTGCATAGATTTTAAAATACGGATTATTCGCCTTTTAAAATATACGTTTAAAAACGTTGTCTTATCAAATTTTCACATTCGTTAGTTTTATTTTTGTATTTTAACTTAATCGTTAAGCCCCCGACTCCATCTGAGAGTAAGTTACTGGTCAAAATCCGAGGGAACGATCATCATTTGAATTTATCTACCTTTATTGATAATCATATGAATTGTAGTACTATCCAGTCAGGAGATTAGAAAAACTGCTTAGATTTGTCAATTATTTATTGAATAATTTTTTGAACATTGATATCATCCATAAAACCATATAATAATTTTGTCTTCGAGGGCGCTTTGGATCCTCGACAATCGCGCGTATGCAGAGTATTCGCTTTTTTGGTGGAATATAATCGCTTACGATCCGGTTCCGTCTGACGCTGGTGATATGCAAAGAGGAAAGAGCATGAAGCATTTTCGGATCACATTCGGATTTCTTGTTGTATTGACACTAACTATTTTTATTACCGCAACTTCTCATGCCGATGATGCTGACTTGGCAAAATTGTTTCAAGATCGTGGGGTAGAGGGCACTATTATCATCTCGTCACTTGACGGCAAAATGAACTATGTCCACAATAGTCGTCGTTCCGAAACCAGATTTATACCGGCATCAACATTCAAGATTCCCAACACGCTCATTGCCCTCGAAGAAGGAGCCGTCAAAAACGAAAAGGAAGTCATCAAGTGGGACGGAAAAGACAAGGGATTAGATGCGTGGAACAAAGACCAGAGCCTTGAAACGGCCTTTCCTCTTTCGTGCGTCTGGTTTTATCAAGAGCTCGCCAAACGTGTCGGCAACGAGAATTACTTAATTCAGCTTAAGAAGCTGGAGTATGGCAATGAGAAGACCGGCCCTGATGTGACTACTTTCTGGTTAGAAGGTGACCTGAAGATATCTGCCAGGGAGCAGATACATTTCCTCAAAAAACTCTATGAGGAGTCGCTCCCTTATAGCAAAGGCAATATAAAATTGCTGAAAAAAATCATGATAATCGAGGAAAACCCGCAATTTACCATCAGGGCTAAAACAGGTTGGGCTATGAGAACTGATCCCCAACAAGGCTGGTATGCAGGATACGTGGAAACAAAAAGACAGGTATGGTTTTTTGCAACAAACCTTGAGATAAGAAAAAAAGGCGATGATTCATTCCGTAAAGAGATTACGATGGCGGCTCTGAAAGCAAAAGGAATACTATACAGATAATTCTCTCCACCAATAAATAAATGTTTCATTCGCCCTACCCTGCCCTCAATAATAGAATAAATCCCATTAGAATAGGCAACGGCGTAAACCTCTTTTACACTAATATCTTAAAAAAGGATTGAAAAGGATCGAAAAACAGAGCAGTATTTATAAGTGACTGAAAGCAACCGGGCATTGCCCCACATCCTCATTGTAAAATCCTCAGCCGGAGCAGGGAAAACATATAATCTTGCCCTCAGGTACCTGCAGCTCCTGCTTCTGGATAAAATAGCAGACTTACCGATAAAAACACACATCTCAAATATTGTCGCCATTACCTTCACCAACAAGGCTGCCCACGAGATGCGTTCCCGCATCATAGAATGGATGAAACGAATAATCCTCGATCTGCCCTTTGAAAACTCATCGGACCGACCCGTAGATGAAATATTGAAAAACATGTCAGGAGTAAGCGGCAATGGAACAAGAGATTTAAAGTCTCTTGAAGATTCAATCAGAGAGACAATTGAGATAAATTTTGAGGCTTTGATTAAAAATTTCTATGATTTCAACGTAAGCACCATCGACAGTTTTGTGAATCTCACTCTTAAGGCCTCTGCCTTTAAACTGAATCTCATGCCGGATTTTGACATCTCTCTTGATTCTGCCGTTTACATCGATATTGTTCTACAGGAGTGCCTCCAGAAGATACTTGAAGATAATGCCGTGCGTGAGAGGTTTGATCGTTTTTTAAGGAACTATATCGAACTGGAAGGCGAGAATGTAACCTGGATACCCAAGGACTTTCTCCGGGATATTATATCCGGCTTTTGGCGTGAGGAAGCCAAGGAGAACGCAAGCTTTATTTATAAGGCAAATATATCGCATATAGAGCACATCAAAAACCGCATAGAAGAGGAAGTTTCAGGCTTGGCTTCATATCTCAAAGCCACTGAGGGGATGAAACCTGACAAGAGGTTCATCAATGCCCTTGAACAATTCTCTATTTCAAAGAAATCCGAAATTAAACTGAGTAATTATTTTTTACGGCAGGCCCTCGGAGCATCTCTGAACAAAGGCAGTGCTCAACCTGATAGGGAGCATGAGGATTTGTGGAAAGATATACTCCTATCGCTTTCAATGTTTTTTGAGGCAGTCTCGGAATCAAAATTTTCTTCTTATGTGGATATATATCTGCTCTTTAAAAAAGTGCTCAGCAAAGAAATCACGCACGACAAAAGTCTTGTCCTGATAGAACAACTGAATACACTGTTGCAGCAGATATTGGATAAAGAACATTTTATACCTGAAATATATTATGCACTTGCAGAGCGTTATTCCCATTTTCTCATAGATGAGTTTCAGGACACGAACCACCTCCAGTGGAAGAATGTGGAAATACTTGCAGAAGAAGCCTTAAGCAGAGGAGGCACTCTATTCCTTGTGGGCGATAAAAAACAGGCCATATACAGATGGCGAGGCGGCAAATCCGAACTGGTGGATGAAGTAGCTCTGAAGTACAGTGCCTATCCTGTTTACGAATTCAGGCTTACAGAAAACTATAGAAGTGATGAATACATAGTAAAATTCAATAATATTGTTTTTGACTCCGCTAACCTCAGGTCCCTTATAGAATCTGCTGCCCTGGAATATTCTGCTGAAAATATGATGAAGGTCATGGAAACATATACCGATGCCGCCCAGAGATTCATCAGTTCCAAAGCAGACAAAGGATACATCCGCATTGAAAGGATTGTCGAACAAACAGACGTTCAAGAACAAGAATCAGTAAATGATAATTTCAGTTCCCTCTCCAAGGATGAGAAAAATGAGATTATAGAAGACAGATTCCGGCAATTGATCCGGCGAATAAAGGACAACGGCATTTTTCAGGAAAAGGACATTGCCGTTCTTGTGAGGAGAAAGGAAGAGGCACGTTTTATCGTCAGGACGCTCCTTGAAAACGGTTTCAGCGTCGAATCGGAATTTACCGTAAATGTAAAAAATAATCCTCTTATAAAAGAAATGATCAACTTCCTGGACTTTATCAATACCCCGGACAACGATCTTGCTTTTGCAGGTTTTCTGACGGGCAGCATCTTTCAGAACAGAATATCCCTGCCTGAAGGCGGGATCATCCAATGGATTGAGCGTATCAGGATAACAGGCAATCCAGGCTATCTCTATGAGGCATTTAAACAAGTCTATCAGGCTATCTGGAATGAATATTTTGAATATTTTTTTAAACGCGCGGGATATCTGCCGCTGTATGAACTCGTTGTACTCTTCATGAAAAAGTGGCGGATACTGATAGACTATCCGGATGATGCGCCTTATTTTATGCATGTTTGCGAACTCATAAAGGCAAGAGAGGCACTTGAAGGCAATAACCTCAATAAATTTCTGCAATTCTGGAACGGAAATACAAGTATATTCTTCCGTGACAGCCAGGAAGTAGAAAAGCCCTTTCTTTTAAATACCTTTGAAGGAACAAATGCCGTTAAAGTTATGACAATTCACAAGGCAAAGGGCCTTCAATTTCCTGTCGTTATCCTGCCATTTTTTAAGCTCAATGCTTTTGGTGTTTCAGATTCGAGGGACAAGACAAAATATTTTGTAAGAGAAAAAGAAGATATGCATCTCCTGTATATAAAAAAGGACTTTACAAAATATTCACAAAAGCTTAAGGATATTTATCAGGAAAAAGAAGCCGAATACCTCCTTGATGAACTGAATAATATGTATGTCGCCTGCACACGTGCCCAGAAAGAACTCTATATATTTCTCGGAGACTCAAAAAGGCAGAAAAACTATTTAATTGATTACTTCTTTAACGTGGAAGATCTGAAGACATATGTAAATGGCGATGTCATTGAAATGGGGAGGCAAACAGACACAGTACCGGCAAGCGACAAGGATCAGGGGGCAATAAGCGAAATAAACTCAGATGCCTCAGAACCCTTATTCCATGACCTGGGAGATGACATAAAATGGATGGAGAAAATCGGCACGAAGCTTGAAGCAGCGCCAGGTTTTTTTAAAGAGCAGTTGTTTGCAAAAAAGAAGGGCGATATCATTCACTATATACTTTCTCTGATTATAAGATTGCCCGATCAATGTGAAGAATTTTTAAACACATGCATATCTTCCGGCATAGCAAGATATACATTTCACCCTTATGCCGATGAAATAAAGAAAATGATATTCAATATCTTTCTGAACCCTGAATTCAAGAGGTTCTTCCAGCCCGAAGAAGACACGCTGGTATACACGGAAAAGGAGATCATAGACAGCCGCGGCAATACATATAAAGTCGACAGAATAACAATAACAGATGACTGCATCGAAATTGTAGATTTTAAGACAGGCGAAACTCGCTCAGAAGAACACGCCCGGCAGATCATGCAGTATGCCGGACTTATTGAAACAATACATCCGGACAAGGCGATAAAGAAATACATCCTCTATCTTGATGAGGGCAAAATACAAGAAATATGAAAAAGATATACTCCATACCATTCGGCTGTGATTTTATTGATGTACTGAAGGATTTTATCCTTGGGCGCAGTAAAGACATATCAAATGTTGCCGTTGTTTTTCCCGGCAAAAGACCGTCTCTCTATCTTAAAAGAAGACTTGCGGAACACTTCCAAAAACCTTTTTACGGCCCGACATTCTTCTCCATAGAGGAATTTATAGATTATATCGTGAAGCATAGATATGACGACTTTTCGGACATTGAATATTCCGATGCTATCTGGCTGCTTTATCAATCGGTTCGGTCATTAAAGGCCTTCAACAACCATGCCTTGAAGAATAAAGGTTTCGGTGAATTCTTTTCCTGGGGACGATACATGCTCGACTTCATCAACCAGCTCGATATGGAAAATATCCCGAATACAAAGCTCCTTTCTCTGGAAAACAATGCAAAGATCGGATACGACATCCCTGAAAGCATAAACAAATTGCTGATGAACATCAGCATTTTAAGGGAGGAATTTCACGCATCGCTTAAAGAGCAAAAATGCTTTACCACCGGGTTAAAACATCAGTGTTCGCTTGAGATTATTGAAGAGATTGATTTTAGTGAATTTGAAATGATCTGTTTTGCAGGACTTTTTGCAGCAGGAGAGGTGGAGAAAAAACTTATTAAGACTATCTGCGAGAAAGGCAAAGGGGAAATCATCATAGAAGGCGTTCCCGAAGAATGGCCTGTATTAAAACAGTTTGTTTCATATCTCGGTGCGGACATCGAACAAATCGAGTGCCAGGCCGCAGAACCTTCGCAAATAGCAGTCTATGCCGGATTTGACACCCACTCTGAGATTATGAAAGCACATGAAATACTGAAGACAGTCAATTCAAAAAAAACTGCCCTTGTTCTTCCTTTGTCTGAATCACTTTTTCCTCTTCTTACCTTTGCAATTGACAGAATTGACACAAAATACAACATTTCCCTGGGATACCCCTTTTCGAGGACGTCGGTCTTTGATCTGATTTCAAACATGTTGAATGCCCAGCTCACAAAGCGAAAAGGAGGCCTGTATTCAACAGGCAGTTACCTCCAGTTAATTCTCCATCCCTTTATAAAAAACCTTGAATCATTGGAAAACGTGAGGTCACTCATCTACTATATTGAAAAATCGCTGACCGGCGATATCAGGAGTATCGTCTCAGGCAAACCCTTTATCAGGCTGGAAGAAGTTGATTCTATGCTGCAGGGGAAAGAATCAGTAACCGGCAATGAGCATAAAATCCTGAAAGAATTACATGAAATGTTTTTTCAAAATATTGAGAAAGCGGATAATTTATTCGAAATGTCCGAGGCACTGGAGAAGTCCCTTCAGTTCATTCTCGCATATACGCCCCTTCGCTCTTACGTGCTTTCAGGAGAGATATTCAAGCTTTTATACGAATCCCTTGAACACTTGAAACACGCTCGGTTCTGCAAAGAAACCCTGCACCCTGATCAAGAAGAAAATAAAAGAATACTATGTGACTTTATACTGCATCATCTGAAAACAATTAATCTGCCTTTTGAAACAAAACCGATTGAGGATCTGGAGATCATCGGCGTTCTCGAATCGAGAAACATCGCCTTTGACACTGTCATTATGCTCGACGTGAATGAAGGGATCATGCCTCAGCCAAAAAAAATAGACCCTCTAATACCGCTTGGCATATACGAAAAACTCGGCATTCCGTCGCCGGAGTTCAACGAAGAGATATACCGTTATTACTTCTACCGTCTTATCAAATCGGCAAAAGATGTGCACATTCTCTACATTGATGCGGAAGACAAACAGCGAAGCAGATACATTGAACAGATTATCTGGGAACATGAGAAACTAAAAAGACAACTTAACGTCATTCCCATAGAACAGGCAGTCAATAAAGTCAATCTGAGACCCGGCACATCCCTGCCTGAAATAAAAAAAACCGACATAGTGATGCAAAAACTTAAGAATATGGTCTGTTCACCCTCTGCAATAGACAATTATTTAAAATGTCCAACACTCTTTTACTATAACAACATCCTGAATTTTGAAGAAAAACGTGTTGTAACAGAGGATATAGACGTAATGGACAGGGGCAATCTGATCCATCGGATTCTCTTTGATACTTTTAAGGTTTTTATGAATAGAGAGATCAATCCTTTGAATTACGACGATATACTCACTGAAATGCAGGAGGAAATTGAAAATTCTTTTAAGGACAAAGTGGTTACGGGCGATTACTATCTTTTTAAAACACTGGCAGGCTACAAACTGGAGGGGTTTTTAAGGAAAAATATAAGGAATGCATCCGGGCCGTTCATCATTCGATACCTCGAAGAAACAGTGAGAGGCGATTTAAGCACAGGGGATGTACCCGTTCGGTTCAAAGGCAGGATTGACAGGGTCGATCTCTCCCCCTACAACAGGGAATACACGATAATTGACTACAAAACAGGAAATACAAAACAGTATTCGCAGAATATTCTGAAAAAAACAGATTTCAGTTCCATTGAAGATATCCATGAGAATGTTGCATCCTTCCAACTGCCTCTTTATGTTTATCTGTTTCAGAAGATGTTTTCAGTGCCGATTGAAAACATCAATGCAAAGCTGATACTTCTTAAAAACAATGAAGAGAACCTCTTGTTTGAAGACAACCGGGATGTTGACAGAGAATCTGTGCTTGATATGTACATACATGGCGTTAAAACAGTTTTAACGGATTTGCTGGACAGCTCAAAACCCTTCAAACCCTTTGATGATGATCTATGCGGCACATGTCCATTTAATGGGCTCTGCCGTCAATAAACCTCCCCGCAGCAAAAGCTGTGAGGAATCCATTGATTAAAACCATTGTAAAATTCTAAAATTCTCCTTCATTATAATTGCAAAATTACCTTGTAATTTTGCAATCCACTTGATAGTATGTTTTTATGGAATACAAAAAAAGGAATATATCGGAAATTCTGTCGCTTAAAACAACGAAAGAACAAATAATTGTGCTTACCGGTGCACGACAAACCGGAAAAACCACTTTATGTGAAGGAATACTTCCCCGGCAGCTTAACATGCCGTACACGTATATATCCTTTGATGACCCCGATGAACGATTGCGCTTTCAAAACACTGGTATAACCATTCTGGAGTCCATCAAAACTCCGCTGGTAATCCTTGATGAAGTACAGAAAATACCGGTTTTGTTTGACCAGCTAAAATATGTAGTCGATAAGCAAAAAAGGACTGCCGGCAGCCAAAGAAACATCTTCATACTGACGGGCTCATCGCAACTCATTCTACTTAAGAATATAAAGGAGACTCTTGCAGGAAGAACCGCATTAATGCATCTTTACCCTTTTTCTCTATCAGAAGTTCTCGAATACAGTAATTTACCGCTACTTTCAAAAATATGGTCGGAACTAATTCTGACAGATCAGGATATAACACGGTGCAATACAATCTCTCCGGAGGAATCCAGAATTATACTAAAGAAAAGGGACGAACACCAGACATGGGGAGGGTACCCTCCTGTCTGGGAAAGATCAGAAGAAGCGGACAGGATAAACTGGCTCAAAAATTATA
The sequence above is drawn from the Pseudomonadota bacterium genome and encodes:
- a CDS encoding PD-(D/E)XK nuclease family protein, whose translation is MKKIYSIPFGCDFIDVLKDFILGRSKDISNVAVVFPGKRPSLYLKRRLAEHFQKPFYGPTFFSIEEFIDYIVKHRYDDFSDIEYSDAIWLLYQSVRSLKAFNNHALKNKGFGEFFSWGRYMLDFINQLDMENIPNTKLLSLENNAKIGYDIPESINKLLMNISILREEFHASLKEQKCFTTGLKHQCSLEIIEEIDFSEFEMICFAGLFAAGEVEKKLIKTICEKGKGEIIIEGVPEEWPVLKQFVSYLGADIEQIECQAAEPSQIAVYAGFDTHSEIMKAHEILKTVNSKKTALVLPLSESLFPLLTFAIDRIDTKYNISLGYPFSRTSVFDLISNMLNAQLTKRKGGLYSTGSYLQLILHPFIKNLESLENVRSLIYYIEKSLTGDIRSIVSGKPFIRLEEVDSMLQGKESVTGNEHKILKELHEMFFQNIEKADNLFEMSEALEKSLQFILAYTPLRSYVLSGEIFKLLYESLEHLKHARFCKETLHPDQEENKRILCDFILHHLKTINLPFETKPIEDLEIIGVLESRNIAFDTVIMLDVNEGIMPQPKKIDPLIPLGIYEKLGIPSPEFNEEIYRYYFYRLIKSAKDVHILYIDAEDKQRSRYIEQIIWEHEKLKRQLNVIPIEQAVNKVNLRPGTSLPEIKKTDIVMQKLKNMVCSPSAIDNYLKCPTLFYYNNILNFEEKRVVTEDIDVMDRGNLIHRILFDTFKVFMNREINPLNYDDILTEMQEEIENSFKDKVVTGDYYLFKTLAGYKLEGFLRKNIRNASGPFIIRYLEETVRGDLSTGDVPVRFKGRIDRVDLSPYNREYTIIDYKTGNTKQYSQNILKKTDFSSIEDIHENVASFQLPLYVYLFQKMFSVPIENINAKLILLKNNEENLLFEDNRDVDRESVLDMYIHGVKTVLTDLLDSSKPFKPFDDDLCGTCPFNGLCRQ
- the blaOXA gene encoding class D beta-lactamase; its protein translation is MKHFRITFGFLVVLTLTIFITATSHADDADLAKLFQDRGVEGTIIISSLDGKMNYVHNSRRSETRFIPASTFKIPNTLIALEEGAVKNEKEVIKWDGKDKGLDAWNKDQSLETAFPLSCVWFYQELAKRVGNENYLIQLKKLEYGNEKTGPDVTTFWLEGDLKISAREQIHFLKKLYEESLPYSKGNIKLLKKIMIIEENPQFTIRAKTGWAMRTDPQQGWYAGYVETKRQVWFFATNLEIRKKGDDSFRKEITMAALKAKGILYR
- a CDS encoding UvrD-helicase domain-containing protein, translating into MTESNRALPHILIVKSSAGAGKTYNLALRYLQLLLLDKIADLPIKTHISNIVAITFTNKAAHEMRSRIIEWMKRIILDLPFENSSDRPVDEILKNMSGVSGNGTRDLKSLEDSIRETIEINFEALIKNFYDFNVSTIDSFVNLTLKASAFKLNLMPDFDISLDSAVYIDIVLQECLQKILEDNAVRERFDRFLRNYIELEGENVTWIPKDFLRDIISGFWREEAKENASFIYKANISHIEHIKNRIEEEVSGLASYLKATEGMKPDKRFINALEQFSISKKSEIKLSNYFLRQALGASLNKGSAQPDREHEDLWKDILLSLSMFFEAVSESKFSSYVDIYLLFKKVLSKEITHDKSLVLIEQLNTLLQQILDKEHFIPEIYYALAERYSHFLIDEFQDTNHLQWKNVEILAEEALSRGGTLFLVGDKKQAIYRWRGGKSELVDEVALKYSAYPVYEFRLTENYRSDEYIVKFNNIVFDSANLRSLIESAALEYSAENMMKVMETYTDAAQRFISSKADKGYIRIERIVEQTDVQEQESVNDNFSSLSKDEKNEIIEDRFRQLIRRIKDNGIFQEKDIAVLVRRKEEARFIVRTLLENGFSVESEFTVNVKNNPLIKEMINFLDFINTPDNDLAFAGFLTGSIFQNRISLPEGGIIQWIERIRITGNPGYLYEAFKQVYQAIWNEYFEYFFKRAGYLPLYELVVLFMKKWRILIDYPDDAPYFMHVCELIKAREALEGNNLNKFLQFWNGNTSIFFRDSQEVEKPFLLNTFEGTNAVKVMTIHKAKGLQFPVVILPFFKLNAFGVSDSRDKTKYFVREKEDMHLLYIKKDFTKYSQKLKDIYQEKEAEYLLDELNNMYVACTRAQKELYIFLGDSKRQKNYLIDYFFNVEDLKTYVNGDVIEMGRQTDTVPASDKDQGAISEINSDASEPLFHDLGDDIKWMEKIGTKLEAAPGFFKEQLFAKKKGDIIHYILSLIIRLPDQCEEFLNTCISSGIARYTFHPYADEIKKMIFNIFLNPEFKRFFQPEEDTLVYTEKEIIDSRGNTYKVDRITITDDCIEIVDFKTGETRSEEHARQIMQYAGLIETIHPDKAIKKYILYLDEGKIQEI